The window ACAAACCTCAGGCAAACAACTCGCCCTGCAACTCATCAAGCAACGCCTGGATCGCATCCAGTCGTTGCTGCGGGTCGTCGAGTTGCAGCAGGTCGATCTTGTCCAACTCGGCGAACGGCAACAGGTACGCCAACTGATTGGCCAGCGACTGTTGCCCGGTGGCCTCCGTGCCCATGTTCAGCGCTTCGACCATCGGGTGCTCGGCCAGAGCCTTGAGCAGGGCCACCAGATCGGCGTCTTCGTCCTGCAACGGCTGCTCCGGTTCGTCCTCTAGCCACTCAATATCAGCGACGGTCAATTGATCGCGCTGAACTTCAGTACGCAGTACGTTGAAACGTCGCCCACCCTGAACACGGATCCCCAACAGTCCGTTGTCTTGCTGTTTGAAATCGGTGATCAGCGCTTCACAGCCGACCAATGCGTAACCTTCTGGGGCGATACCGACTTCTTCGCCATCAAGAATGCACACCACGCCGAAGCCGCCACCCTGTTTCATGCAGCGGCCGATCATGTCCAGGTAGCGCGCCTCGAAAATCTGCAGGTCGAGGATGCAACCGGGAAACAGCACCGTGTTCAACGGGAAAAGCGGCAGGCTCATAGACATTTCCTTCACACCACCATCGACACCGCCAACGGCAGCAACACCGCCGTGGCCACGCCCATCAGACTCATCGCAAGCGCCGCGAAGGCGCCGCACTCTTCATTTTCCTGCATGGCCACCGCCGTGCCGACCGCGTGAGCCGTCATGCCCAGCGCCATGCCGCGCGCCTCGGGGCTGTGGACACCGAGGCGGGTCAACAGGCTCGGGCCGAAGATCGCGCCGATCACACCGGTGATCAACACAAACACCGCCGCCAGCGCCGCGACGCCGCCAATTTGCTCGGCCACCAACATGGCAATCGGCGAGGTCACCGACTTCGGCGCCATGGTCATCAGAATCATGTGTTCAGCCCCGAACCACCAGCCCAGCAACACGCCCATGCCCGTGGCAACCACCCCGCCTATCACCAGCGTAGTAAAAATCGGCCAGAACAACTGCCGAATCCGCCGCAGGTTGAGGTAAAGCGGCACAGCCAGGGCGACGGTGGCCGGGCCGAGCAGGATACTGAGGATCTCGGTGCTCTTGCGGTATTCGGCATAAGTCAGCCCGCAACCCACCAGCACACCGATCACCAGCAACATGGAGACCAGCACCGGTTGCAAAAAGATCCAGCGGGTTTTCTCGAACGCCGCCAGCACCAGTTGATAGGCGCCAAGGGTAATGCCGATGCCGAACAATGGATGATGAATTACCGACGTCCAGGCGCCGTGCCAATCGAGAATCATTGGTTGTCCTCAGGGTGTGTGTGGCGCTTGACCATGCGCTGCATCAGCACGCCGGCAAACGCCATCGACAGCAACAGCGACAGGACCAGCGCGCCGACAATGGCCCAGAAGTCCGCCGCGATATCGGCGGCGTACACCATCACGCCCACGGCTGGCGGCACCAGCAGCAATGGCAGGTAACGCAAAAGGCTGCTGGCCGCCAGGTTCAGCGGCTCACCGACCTGGCCACGGCTGATCAGAAACACCAGCAACAGCAGCAGGCCGACGATCGGCCCCGGCAGGACCGGTAAAAACAAATGATTGATCGCGGTGCCGAGCAATTGGAACAGCACCAGCCAGGTCAGGCCACGTAACAACATCAAAGATCTCCCGCAAAAATCCGTCACCCGCATTGGCCCGGGCATTATAAGCATGCCTGCGCTATGGATCGGCATTCGCCAAAAGCATGGTCAGTTGACCGGAGCAATTTGCCATGTTGATCTAAAGTGGTAATCCGGGAGGTCAAATCCCCCCCAACTCAAAACTATAAAACCGATGAACCCAAGGAGAGTCTCAATGCCCTATGTTCCAGTTGCAGAGCTCAATGATTATGTCGGCAAGGAACTTGGACGTTCCGAATGGCTCACCATCGATCAGGACCGAATCAACCTGTTCGCCGAAGCCACAGGGGACTATCAGTTCATCCATGTCGATCCGGTCAAGGCCGCGCAAACTCCCTTCGGCAGCACCATTGCCCACGGATTCCTGTCGCTGTCGCTGATCCCGAAACTGATGGAAGACATCCTCATCCTTCCCGAAGGCCTGAAGATGGTGGTCAATTATGGCCTGGACAGCGTGCGGTTCATTCAGCCGGTCAAGGTCAATTCGAAAGTGCGCCTGAAGGTCGACCTGACCGAAGTCACCGAGAAGAAACCCGGCCAATGGCTGCTCAAGGCCACCGCCACGCTGGAAATCGAAGGCTCGGACAAACCGGCGTATATCGCTGAACCGCTGTCGCTCTGCTTCGTGTAAACCTTTCCGGATGCGAAGCAGCTCACGCTGTTTCGCGCCCGCTGCATTTCTACCGGCTGTATATGGACACATAGCTGCGGCATACTCGGTCGCCTAATTGCCCGGAACCCGCTATGCGCTCACTTGCCCTCCTCGCCTTGACCCTGATGCTCACCGCTTGCGGCGACGGCGAATCCCCTTTGCCGCCAGACGCACGCCTGCCGGACGGCGGACGCTATCGCGGTGATCTGGTCGATGGCTTGCTGCAAGGCCAGGGCCGTATCGACTACCCGAACGGCAGCTGGTACGCCGGGGAGTTCGACAAGGGCCAATGGCATGGCCAGGGCGAATGGCACGGCAGCAATGGCGAGGTCTACCGCGGGCTGTTCAATCAAGGCCTGTTCGACGGCCAGGGCAGCCTGACCACCAGCGGCAGCAGCTACACCGGCGGCTTCAAGCTCGGTCGGCGCGACGGCGAAGGCACCCTCAAAGAAAACGGCATGACCTACCGCGGCGAGTTCAAGGCCGATCAGTATTCAGGGCTCGGCCATCTGGAACTTGAAGACGGCAGCGCCTATCAGGGCCAGTTTGCCCACGGCAAACCCAATGGCGAAGGCCAGCGCGGCGACGGCAACGGCAATCAGTTCACCGGGCGCTTCGTCGACGGTCAGCTGGAAGGCAACGGGACATTCAACAGTGCGGACGGCGACATCTACGTCGGCGGCTTCAAGAACAATCAACTGCACGGCAAGGGCCGCTACGAAAACGCTGACGGCGATGTCTGGCTGGGGCAATTCAAGGAAGGTTCGCTTAATGGCAAGGGCGAGCTGATCGGCGCCGACGGCAGCCATTACATCGGCCACTTCAACGACTGGCGCTTCAGTGGCCAGGGTCGCTTGAACCTTGCAGACGGCAGTTTCTACATTGGCCAGTTCGACAGCGACGCGTATTCGGGTCGCGGCACTCTGGTGCTGACCGACGGTTCCGTGCTCAGCGGCACCTGGATCAATGGCCAGCGTGTGCGTGACGCCGATGGCAAGTTGCTGCCCGACACCCTCGAACTCGGCCTGCTGGCCCAGGGCCGCCTGCTCGAAGAGGCACTGGGCAACGTGCCGGCCTCGACCCCGGCGGTTGAGCTGTACACCCTGACCCTCGGCGGCGACGGCAAGCAGAGCGTGTTCCTGCGCGAATCCGACTACGTCGCCAACATGCTCACCAGCCGCTTCGGCGCCTTCGGCCAGATCCGTCTGGTGAACCATCGCGATCACCTTGGCGACCGCCCAATGGCCACCCGGGAAAACCTGCGTCGCGCGGCCCTGACCCTGGCCGAACGCAGCGGCCCGGAAGATTTGATTTTCATCTACCTGACCAGCCACGGCACCGCCGAACACGAACTGGTACTCGACCAGCCACGCATGGAACTGGCCGACCTGCCAGCCGACGAACTCGCCGCCGTCCTCGCGCCACTGAAAAACCGCGACAAGATCATCGTGATTTCGTCTTGCTACTCCGGCGGTTTCATTCCTGCCCTCAAAGACGAACGCACGCTGATCATGACCGCTTCACGGGCCGACCGCGTGTCCTTCGGCTGTTCGGAAGAAGCCAACTTCACCTACTTCGGCGACGCCCTGTTTGCCCAGGCGCTGAACCAGACCGATGATCTTGAGCAAGCCTTCAAGCTGGCCAAGGCCACCGTCGCCGAGCGTGAACTGGCCGACAACTACGAAGCTTCCGAACCGCAGATCTGGGCACCGAAAACCGTGCTGTCGCACTGGCAGTTGCTACGCAAACAGCAAGCACGAAAAGCACTGCAAAGTGTCTCCATTGACAGCAAGGACGCAAAGAACAACTAAGCTGACAGTATCAAGGGAGAAACACTATGTACTTGACGCCTCAGCACGTATTGCTTGCCGGAGCCACCGGGTTGACCGGTGAACATTTGCTCGATCGCTTGCTCAATGAGCCAACGATTTCGCGGGTGCTGGCGCCTTCACGCCGACCTCTGGCCAAGCATCCCCACCTTGAAAACCCGGTCGGCGACCCGGCGGTGTTTCTGCCGCAGTTGAACGGCCGTGTCGACATCGCCTACTGCTGCCTGGGCACCACCATCAAGCAGGCCGGCTCGGAAGAGGCGTTCCGCGCGGTGGACCTGGACATGGTCGTGGCCTTTGCCAAACGCGCACGGGAAATGGGTGCACGACACCTGATCGTGATCAGTGCCTTGGGCGCCGATCGCAGATCCTCGATTTTCTACAACAAGGTAAAAGGCGAGATGGAGCACGCGTTGCGCGCACAGGACTGGCCGCAACTGACCATTTGCCGGCCATCGCTATTGTTGGGTGAACGCATCGAACCGCGCCTGGGCGAGAAAGTCGCCGGGCCGCTGTCCCGGCTGATCCCCGGCAAATACCACGGCATCGAAGCCTGCCAACTGGCCCGGGCGATGTGGCGCCTGGCGCTTGAGGAGCAGGATGGGGTGCGGATTGTCGAGTCGGATGAGCTGAGGAAGTTGGGCAAGTAATCCACGGGCCTGTGGCGAGGGAGCTTGCTCCCGTTGGACTGCGCAGCAGTCCCTGCTTTGGGGGCGCTTCGCGACCCAGCGGGAGCAAACTCCCTCGCCACAACAGCTCCAGCCCTACAATCCCCCGGTCGCCTGAAAACTCACGCCAATCACCGTCAACAACGACAGCGGCAACAGCAGCGTGTCGAGCAACGCACTGGCCGGCAGATCCACACCCGGATAGCTCGGTGCCTCCGCGCCGAAACGATCCTTCGCGCAGCAACCGCCATTCAACGCATACAAATCCAGCCGCGTCCCGGAGTACACCACCGGCGCGCCCGGTTTCGCGGCATCCAGCGTGCGCGCCGTGGCGCACCCGGCCAATTGCAGCGCCAGCACCATCACCAGCAGCTTATTCATCGCTGGTCAGATGGTGTTCACCCCAACGCGGCAACATGTCCTGGGGAATGTTCAGCAGGTTGAGAATCCGCGCCACGACGAAATCGATCAAGTCGTCGATGGTTTGCGGCTGGTGATAGAAGCCTGGCGAGGCTGGCAGGATCGTCACGCCCATGTTCGACAACTTGAGCATGTTCTCCAGATGAATGCTCGAATACGGCGCCTCACGCGGCACCACTATCAGTTGCCGACGCTCCTTCAGTGTCACATCCGCCGCGCGTTCGATCAGGTTGTTGCAGGCACCGGTGGCGATGGCCGACAACGTACCAGTCGAGCAAGGCACCACCACCATCGCCGCCGGTGAGCCGGAGCCCGAGGCCACCGGCGACATCCAGTCTTCCTTGCCGTACACGCGAATCTGCCCGGCGGCAGCGCCGGTGTATTCGGTGAGGAAGGCTTGCATCATTTGCGGCTTGGCCGGCAGCGTGACGTCGGTTTCGGTGGCCATCACCAATTGCGCGGCCTTGGAGATCAGGAAGTGCACTTCACGGTCTTCACGCACCAGGCAGTCGAGCAGGCGCAAGCCGTACTGGGCGCCGGAAGCGCCGGTCATCGCCAGCGTGATGCGGTCCGGGCCGTTGTTCATTTTAGCGCCTCGGCGAGTTTGCCGTGCAGGCCGCCGAAGCCGCCGTTGCTCATGATCACCACGTGCGTGCCCGGCTGAGCTTGGCTTTTCACGCGTTCGATTATGCCTTCGAGCGAATCGCTGACAATCGACGGCACCGTGCACAGCGACGCGGTGGCCGCCAGGTCCCAACCGAGATTGGCCGGTGCATACCAGATCACCTGGTCGGCATCGACCACGCTTTCCGGCAAGCCGTCGCGGTGCGCGCCAAGCTTCATCGAGTTGGAACGCGGCTCGATGATCGCGATCAACGGTGCATCGCCAATGCGTTTGCGCAGGCCGTCGAGCGTGGTGGCGATGGCGGTCGGATGGTGAGCGAAGTCGTCGTAGATGGTGATACCGCGCACTTCGCCGACTTTTTCCATGCGGCGCTTGACGCTTTTGAACGCACTTAGTGCAGCGATGCCCATGGACGGCACCACGCCAACGTGGCGCGCGGCTGCCAACGTGGCCAGTGCGTTGGCAACGTTGTGCTGGCCGGTCATGTCCCACTCGACCACGCCTTGGGACACACCTTCGAACATCACTTCGAAGGCCGAACCGTCCTCGCTGAGCAACTTGACCTGCCACTGACCACCGGCACCGGTGGTTTGCACCGGGGTCCAGCAGCCCATCTCGATGACGCGTTGCAACGCAGGCTCGGTCGTCGGGTGAATCACCAGGCCTTCGCTCGGGATGGTCCGCACCAAATGGTGGAACTGGCGCTCGATGGCCGGCAGATCGGGGAAGATATCGGCGTGGTCGAATTCCAGGTTGTTCAGGATCGCCGTGCGCGGACGGTAGTGAACGAACTTGGAGCGCTTGTCGAAAAAGGCGCTGTCGTATTCGTCGGCTTCGATCACGAAAAACGGTGTGCCGCCCAGACGCGCCGACACCGAGAAATTCTGTGGCACGCCGCCGATCAGGAAGCCCGGGCTCATGCCGGCATGCTCCAGCACCCAAGCGAGCATGCTGCTGGTGGTGGTCTTGCCATGAGTCCCGGCAACCGCCAGCACCCAGCGACCTTGCAACACATGGTCAGCCAGCCATTGCGGGCCGGAGACGTATGGCAGGCCTTTGTTCAACACGTATTCGACTGCCGGGTTGCCGCGGGACATGGCATTGCCGATCACCACCAGGTCAGGTGCCGGGTCGAGTTGCGCCGGGTCGTAGCCTTGGGTCAACTCGATGCCCTGTGCCTCAAGCTGAGTGCTCATCGGCGGGTAGACGTTGGCATCGGAGCCGGTTACGTGATGGCCCAGCTCTTTGGCCAGAACCGCCATCGAACCCATGAAAGTGCCGCAGATACCAAGAATATGAATGTGCATAGTCGACCTCGTAAAACATGGCCGCAGGTTAGCTTAGGGTGGGAAAATTCGCACTCTTTAGCTGAGATTCGTCATGGTCATTGTGGCGAGGGAGCTTGCTCCCGCTGGGCTGCGCAGCGGCCCCAAAAAACCGTATTCGCGTCAGCATTGATTCTTCGCGAGGCAGAATTGCGACGGCTTCGCCGCCGAGCGGGAGCAAGCTCCCTCGCCACAAAAGCGGTTATCGGGCGATACCGTGCTTACGCAGCTTTCGATAAAGCGTATTGCGGCTCACACCAAGCTGCTCGGCGGTATTGGTCATATGCCACCGCGTCTGCTCCAGAGCATTCAACAACGCCAACCGCTCGGCATCCTCCAGCGGATGCTCCGAGACTTCTGCGCTCGGCTGCGCAATAGGCCGCGCCTGACGAATCATCACCGGCAAGTCCTCCAGCCCGACTCGTCCTTCCTCGCACAATGCCGCCAACGTCCTCAGCACATTGCGCAACTGCCGCACGTTGCCCGGCCAGGCAAACCCCAACAATGCCTCGCGCGCCGGCGCGTCGATCAATACCGTTTCTCCGTTTGCTTCTTCGGCCAGCAAAAAGTCGAGCAACTGCGATTTGTCACTGCGATCGCGCAACGCCGGCAGCGCGACTTCCAGGCCATTGAGGCGGTAATACAAATCCTCGCGGAAGCTGCCGTCCTGCACCCGCTCCAGCAGATTTCGGTGCGTGGCGCTGATGATCCGCACATTGACTGATTCCGGCTCGCCACCAATCGGCACCACTTGCCGGTCTTCCAGCACCCGCAACAGCCGCGTCTGCAAGGCCAGCGGCATATCGCCAATTTCATCGAGGAACAACGTCCCGCCATCGGCCTGTTGTAACTTGCCGCGCATGCCTTCCTTGCGTGCCCCGGTGAAACTGCCGCCGCGATAGCCGAACAGCTCGCTCTCGATCAGGCTTTCGGGGATGGCTGCGCAGTTCAGCGCGACGAAGGCTTTCTCACCACGCTGACTGGCCTGGTGAACGGCTTTAGCGAAGGCCTCTTTGCCCGAGCCGGTTTCGCCGTTGATCAGCAGCGGCACATCCCGTTCGTACACACGCAAAGCCTTGCGGAAATCGGTCTGCAAACCGGCATCGCCCAGGCAGATGCCAGACAATGGCTCCCGGCTCTCAACGACAGGACTGGGCACCAACGGCACCGGCATGCGTCGCGGCTGGCCGCGCAACAAGGCGAACAGGCTGCGTCCGTCGCGGGTGCGCAGCGGCCAACTGGCGCTGGCATTGACGCTGGCTCGGCCGAGCAGCTCATCCAGCGAACAGTCGAAGAACGCCTCCACCGGCTTGCCGAGCAAGCCGCCGCGAACATGCCCCAGCAGGTTCAGTGCGCTCTGATTGACTGCGCAGATCCGCCCTTCTCCGTCGAACGCCAGCAGCCCTTCGCTGAACAAGCCGACAGACTCCGCTTGCAGGTGAAAACGCAGCAGCCATTGATTGTCGAAATAACGCAGGAAGTAGCAGCTCTCGATCATCTTCGCCGAAAGATTGACCAGGGCCATGGTGTGGAACTGACTCTGGCGCGAGACATCGTGCCGCGCCGAGG of the Pseudomonas sp. MAG733B genome contains:
- a CDS encoding oxidoreductase → MYLTPQHVLLAGATGLTGEHLLDRLLNEPTISRVLAPSRRPLAKHPHLENPVGDPAVFLPQLNGRVDIAYCCLGTTIKQAGSEEAFRAVDLDMVVAFAKRAREMGARHLIVISALGADRRSSIFYNKVKGEMEHALRAQDWPQLTICRPSLLLGERIEPRLGEKVAGPLSRLIPGKYHGIEACQLARAMWRLALEEQDGVRIVESDELRKLGK
- a CDS encoding LrgB family protein; protein product: MILDWHGAWTSVIHHPLFGIGITLGAYQLVLAAFEKTRWIFLQPVLVSMLLVIGVLVGCGLTYAEYRKSTEILSILLGPATVALAVPLYLNLRRIRQLFWPIFTTLVIGGVVATGMGVLLGWWFGAEHMILMTMAPKSVTSPIAMLVAEQIGGVAALAAVFVLITGVIGAIFGPSLLTRLGVHSPEARGMALGMTAHAVGTAVAMQENEECGAFAALAMSLMGVATAVLLPLAVSMVV
- a CDS encoding CidA/LrgA family protein, translating into MLLRGLTWLVLFQLLGTAINHLFLPVLPGPIVGLLLLLVFLISRGQVGEPLNLAASSLLRYLPLLLVPPAVGVMVYAADIAADFWAIVGALVLSLLLSMAFAGVLMQRMVKRHTHPEDNQ
- a CDS encoding LON peptidase substrate-binding domain-containing protein is translated as MSLPLFPLNTVLFPGCILDLQIFEARYLDMIGRCMKQGGGFGVVCILDGEEVGIAPEGYALVGCEALITDFKQQDNGLLGIRVQGGRRFNVLRTEVQRDQLTVADIEWLEDEPEQPLQDEDADLVALLKALAEHPMVEALNMGTEATGQQSLANQLAYLLPFAELDKIDLLQLDDPQQRLDAIQALLDELQGELFA
- a CDS encoding C13 family peptidase, which produces MRSLALLALTLMLTACGDGESPLPPDARLPDGGRYRGDLVDGLLQGQGRIDYPNGSWYAGEFDKGQWHGQGEWHGSNGEVYRGLFNQGLFDGQGSLTTSGSSYTGGFKLGRRDGEGTLKENGMTYRGEFKADQYSGLGHLELEDGSAYQGQFAHGKPNGEGQRGDGNGNQFTGRFVDGQLEGNGTFNSADGDIYVGGFKNNQLHGKGRYENADGDVWLGQFKEGSLNGKGELIGADGSHYIGHFNDWRFSGQGRLNLADGSFYIGQFDSDAYSGRGTLVLTDGSVLSGTWINGQRVRDADGKLLPDTLELGLLAQGRLLEEALGNVPASTPAVELYTLTLGGDGKQSVFLRESDYVANMLTSRFGAFGQIRLVNHRDHLGDRPMATRENLRRAALTLAERSGPEDLIFIYLTSHGTAEHELVLDQPRMELADLPADELAAVLAPLKNRDKIIVISSCYSGGFIPALKDERTLIMTASRADRVSFGCSEEANFTYFGDALFAQALNQTDDLEQAFKLAKATVAERELADNYEASEPQIWAPKTVLSHWQLLRKQQARKALQSVSIDSKDAKNN
- a CDS encoding sigma-54-dependent Fis family transcriptional regulator, giving the protein MHDNHLSRHAQQVLTVTQGKAHVHGPGSDPSIARSWLRCLEDYHLDPALTMAPTVLEHGRVLESRERLQQVLHIAGNEMTSLHQQLSGAGHAVLLTDARGVILNCVTAPAERKIFERAGLWLGADWSEACEGTNGIGTCLVERQALTIHQDEHFRGRHTGLTCSASPVFDPHGELLAVLDVSSARHDVSRQSQFHTMALVNLSAKMIESCYFLRYFDNQWLLRFHLQAESVGLFSEGLLAFDGEGRICAVNQSALNLLGHVRGGLLGKPVEAFFDCSLDELLGRASVNASASWPLRTRDGRSLFALLRGQPRRMPVPLVPSPVVESREPLSGICLGDAGLQTDFRKALRVYERDVPLLINGETGSGKEAFAKAVHQASQRGEKAFVALNCAAIPESLIESELFGYRGGSFTGARKEGMRGKLQQADGGTLFLDEIGDMPLALQTRLLRVLEDRQVVPIGGEPESVNVRIISATHRNLLERVQDGSFREDLYYRLNGLEVALPALRDRSDKSQLLDFLLAEEANGETVLIDAPAREALLGFAWPGNVRQLRNVLRTLAALCEEGRVGLEDLPVMIRQARPIAQPSAEVSEHPLEDAERLALLNALEQTRWHMTNTAEQLGVSRNTLYRKLRKHGIAR
- a CDS encoding MaoC family dehydratase — encoded protein: MPYVPVAELNDYVGKELGRSEWLTIDQDRINLFAEATGDYQFIHVDPVKAAQTPFGSTIAHGFLSLSLIPKLMEDILILPEGLKMVVNYGLDSVRFIQPVKVNSKVRLKVDLTEVTEKKPGQWLLKATATLEIEGSDKPAYIAEPLSLCFV
- a CDS encoding YceK/YidQ family lipoprotein — protein: MNKLLVMVLALQLAGCATARTLDAAKPGAPVVYSGTRLDLYALNGGCCAKDRFGAEAPSYPGVDLPASALLDTLLLPLSLLTVIGVSFQATGGL
- the mpl gene encoding UDP-N-acetylmuramate:L-alanyl-gamma-D-glutamyl-meso-diaminopimelate ligase, giving the protein MHIHILGICGTFMGSMAVLAKELGHHVTGSDANVYPPMSTQLEAQGIELTQGYDPAQLDPAPDLVVIGNAMSRGNPAVEYVLNKGLPYVSGPQWLADHVLQGRWVLAVAGTHGKTTTSSMLAWVLEHAGMSPGFLIGGVPQNFSVSARLGGTPFFVIEADEYDSAFFDKRSKFVHYRPRTAILNNLEFDHADIFPDLPAIERQFHHLVRTIPSEGLVIHPTTEPALQRVIEMGCWTPVQTTGAGGQWQVKLLSEDGSAFEVMFEGVSQGVVEWDMTGQHNVANALATLAAARHVGVVPSMGIAALSAFKSVKRRMEKVGEVRGITIYDDFAHHPTAIATTLDGLRKRIGDAPLIAIIEPRSNSMKLGAHRDGLPESVVDADQVIWYAPANLGWDLAATASLCTVPSIVSDSLEGIIERVKSQAQPGTHVVIMSNGGFGGLHGKLAEALK
- the ubiX gene encoding flavin prenyltransferase UbiX; protein product: MNNGPDRITLAMTGASGAQYGLRLLDCLVREDREVHFLISKAAQLVMATETDVTLPAKPQMMQAFLTEYTGAAAGQIRVYGKEDWMSPVASGSGSPAAMVVVPCSTGTLSAIATGACNNLIERAADVTLKERRQLIVVPREAPYSSIHLENMLKLSNMGVTILPASPGFYHQPQTIDDLIDFVVARILNLLNIPQDMLPRWGEHHLTSDE